The proteins below are encoded in one region of Listeria swaminathanii:
- the pdeA gene encoding cyclic-di-AMP phosphodiesterase PdeA codes for MSGYFQKRMLKYPLYGLIAATIILGVITFFFSWWLSVLVVVGGIILTVAMFYFEYRLNEDVQLYVSNLTYRIKRSEEEALVEMPMGILLYDEHYKIEWVNPFMSKYFDKTELIGESLEEVGPEFLDVITGNDEKGIMSIAWRDHRFDTIVKRKERILYLYDRTEYYDLNKKFQANKSVFAVIFLDNYDEWAQGMDDRRRSALNNLVTSMLTNWAREHRIYLKRISTDRFMAFLTEEMLKRLEEEKFQILDRIRERTSKQNIPLTLSIGIGYKEDDLIQLADLAQSSLDLALGRGGDQVVIKQPEGKVRFYGGKTNPMEKRTRVRARVISQALQELITQSDQVFVMGHRYPDMDVIGSSLGVMRIAEMNDRNAYVVVEPGKMSPDVKRLMNEIEEYPNVIKNIVTPQVALENITEKSLLVVVDTHKPSMVINKELLDSATNVVVVDHHRRSEEFVGSPVLVYIEPYASSTAELITELFEYQPDLEQVGKIEATALLSGIVVDTKNFTLRTGSRTFDAASYLRSLGADTVLVQQFLKEDITTFTQRSRLVESLEIYHDGMAIAMGHEDEEFGTVIAAQAADTMLSMEGVQASFVITLRPDKLIGISARSLGQINVQVIMEKLGGGGHLSNAATQLKDVTIAEAEKQLISAIDAYWKGET; via the coding sequence ATGTCAGGCTATTTTCAAAAACGAATGCTTAAATATCCATTATACGGTCTGATTGCAGCGACAATTATTTTGGGCGTAATCACGTTCTTTTTTTCGTGGTGGTTATCGGTATTAGTTGTTGTTGGTGGGATTATTCTTACGGTTGCGATGTTTTACTTTGAATATCGCCTAAATGAAGACGTTCAACTATATGTTTCTAATTTAACGTATCGGATTAAGCGCAGTGAAGAAGAAGCGCTTGTTGAAATGCCGATGGGAATATTGCTGTATGATGAACATTATAAAATTGAATGGGTTAACCCGTTTATGTCGAAGTACTTTGATAAGACAGAGTTAATTGGCGAGTCTTTGGAAGAAGTGGGGCCGGAATTTCTGGACGTTATTACTGGGAATGATGAAAAAGGAATTATGTCGATTGCTTGGCGTGATCACCGTTTTGACACGATAGTAAAGCGTAAAGAGCGGATTTTATACTTATATGACCGGACGGAATATTATGATTTAAATAAGAAATTTCAAGCGAATAAATCGGTTTTTGCGGTTATTTTCTTAGATAATTACGATGAATGGGCGCAAGGTATGGATGATAGACGTCGAAGTGCTTTGAATAATTTGGTGACGTCGATGCTGACTAACTGGGCGCGGGAACATCGTATCTACTTAAAACGGATTTCTACGGATCGCTTTATGGCCTTTTTGACGGAAGAAATGTTGAAGCGGTTGGAGGAAGAGAAGTTTCAAATCTTGGACCGGATTCGCGAACGGACGTCGAAGCAAAATATTCCATTAACGCTTAGTATTGGGATTGGTTATAAGGAAGATGATTTGATTCAGTTGGCGGATTTGGCGCAGTCGAGTTTGGACCTTGCTTTAGGGCGCGGCGGAGATCAGGTCGTAATTAAGCAACCTGAAGGAAAAGTGCGTTTTTACGGCGGCAAAACAAACCCGATGGAAAAACGGACTCGGGTTCGCGCACGTGTTATCTCGCAAGCCTTGCAAGAGTTGATTACGCAAAGTGACCAAGTTTTTGTTATGGGGCATCGCTATCCGGATATGGACGTAATTGGTTCGAGTCTTGGTGTGATGCGGATTGCTGAGATGAATGATCGCAATGCTTATGTGGTCGTTGAACCTGGCAAAATGAGTCCAGATGTGAAGCGGCTGATGAATGAAATTGAAGAATATCCGAATGTAATTAAAAATATTGTTACACCGCAAGTTGCGCTAGAAAATATTACCGAGAAGAGTTTGCTTGTCGTAGTTGATACGCATAAACCTTCGATGGTTATTAATAAAGAATTGCTGGACTCGGCCACGAATGTGGTTGTTGTCGATCATCACCGTCGTTCAGAGGAATTTGTCGGAAGTCCGGTTCTTGTTTATATTGAACCGTATGCGTCATCTACAGCCGAACTGATTACGGAGCTATTTGAGTACCAGCCAGATTTAGAACAAGTTGGGAAAATCGAAGCGACGGCATTACTTTCGGGGATTGTGGTTGATACGAAGAACTTTACGCTTCGGACTGGGTCGCGTACGTTTGATGCGGCAAGTTATTTACGGTCGCTTGGAGCGGACACGGTGTTAGTGCAGCAATTTTTAAAAGAAGATATTACTACTTTTACACAGCGAAGTCGTTTAGTGGAGTCGCTTGAAATTTATCATGACGGCATGGCGATTGCGATGGGACATGAAGACGAGGAATTTGGCACGGTCATTGCAGCGCAGGCGGCGGATACGATGCTTTCGATGGAAGGCGTGCAGGCATCCTTTGTCATTACGCTACGTCCGGATAAATTAATCGGTATTAGCGCGAGGTCGCTTGGTCAAATCAATGTGCAAGTCATTATGGAAAAACTAGGCGGTGGTGGTCATTTATCGAATGCAGCCACACAGCTTAAAGATGTTACGATTGCAGAAGCAGAAAAACAATTAATCAGCGCCATTGATGCGTATTGGAAGGGAGAAACATAA
- the ssb gene encoding single-stranded DNA-binding protein — protein sequence MMNRVVLVGRLTKDPELRYTPAGVAVATFTLAVNRTFTNQQGEREADFINCVVWRKPAENVANFLKKGSMAGVDGRVQTRNYEGNDGKRVYVTEIVAESVQFLEPRNSNGGGGSNYQSGNNNNNYNSGGNNFGQAPTNNGGFGQDQQQSQNQNYQSTNNDPFASDGKPIDISDDDLPF from the coding sequence ATGATGAATCGTGTAGTACTTGTAGGACGCTTAACAAAAGATCCTGAATTACGTTACACTCCAGCTGGTGTGGCTGTTGCGACTTTTACATTAGCTGTAAATCGTACGTTCACTAACCAACAAGGAGAACGAGAAGCTGACTTTATTAATTGTGTTGTTTGGCGTAAACCGGCAGAAAATGTTGCTAATTTCCTGAAGAAGGGAAGCATGGCAGGCGTTGATGGCCGTGTTCAAACTCGTAATTACGAGGGGAACGACGGTAAACGTGTTTATGTGACTGAAATTGTAGCAGAGAGTGTTCAATTCCTTGAACCGCGTAATTCTAATGGCGGTGGCGGAAGTAACTATCAAAGTGGCAATAACAACAATAATTATAATAGCGGTGGAAATAACTTCGGACAAGCACCTACAAATAACGGTGGATTCGGACAGGACCAGCAACAATCTCAAAATCAAAATTATCAATCCACTAACAATGATCCTTTTGCAAGTGATGGTAAGCCAATCGACATTTCTGATGACGATTTGCCATTCTAA
- a CDS encoding LytR/AlgR family response regulator transcription factor codes for MLPVFICEDNRMQRERLTKYIEDYIMVEHFDMKLELSTGDPFELVSRMPSHQGMGLYFLDIDLGQPDMNGFELAQEIRKFDPRGFIIFITTHAELSYMTFTYKVEALDYIIKDDIDMLHDRVLACMKQAEERISNDQDMQKYFTFKVSDKKIIHELLDDILFFETAPTIHKVILHGKNRQVEFYGKLKNIEKMLDESFYRCHRSYIVNTKNIHELDTTKGVVKMSNGENCYASSKLIKSLSL; via the coding sequence ATGCTACCGGTTTTTATTTGTGAAGATAACAGAATGCAGCGAGAAAGGTTAACGAAATATATTGAAGACTATATAATGGTTGAACATTTTGATATGAAGTTAGAACTTTCGACAGGAGATCCGTTTGAGTTAGTATCACGAATGCCTTCACATCAAGGTATGGGACTTTACTTTTTAGATATTGATTTAGGGCAACCGGACATGAATGGTTTTGAGTTAGCTCAAGAAATTCGGAAATTTGATCCACGGGGATTCATTATTTTCATTACAACACATGCGGAACTGAGTTATATGACTTTCACGTATAAGGTGGAAGCGCTTGATTATATTATTAAAGACGATATTGATATGTTGCATGACCGAGTGCTTGCATGTATGAAGCAAGCGGAAGAACGGATTTCTAATGACCAAGATATGCAGAAGTATTTTACGTTTAAAGTGTCAGATAAGAAGATTATTCATGAGCTTTTAGACGATATCTTGTTTTTCGAAACAGCGCCAACTATTCATAAAGTGATTTTACATGGCAAAAACCGCCAAGTGGAGTTTTATGGGAAGTTGAAAAACATCGAGAAAATGTTGGACGAGTCCTTTTATCGGTGTCATCGTTCGTATATTGTGAATACGAAAAATATTCATGAATTAGATACGACAAAAGGTGTGGTTAAGATGTCTAATGGAGAGAATTGTTACGCGTCATCAAAATTAATTAAAAGCTTGAGTTTATAA
- a CDS encoding accessory gene regulator ArgB-like protein gives MSNFTAKVPLSERMADVLISKDRWKDDEEGYLKVKYGLEIILINAMKFALVYGIALVTGLLLQTVTVHLSYLWLRRYSFGLHATKTLNCTLISLMMFVFAPFVFQNIPSNNWVVLGTFGFILLNMFLFAPADTENLPLIGAEHRKTLKRKAMIGTLILTGIALLIPFAEMKTLIMIGSLFQVISINPLTYKLLRRRYRNYEKYE, from the coding sequence TTGAGTAATTTTACCGCAAAAGTCCCTTTGTCAGAAAGAATGGCGGATGTTTTGATTTCAAAAGATCGCTGGAAGGATGACGAAGAAGGTTATTTAAAAGTAAAATATGGACTGGAAATAATTTTAATTAATGCCATGAAGTTTGCTCTCGTATATGGTATTGCCTTAGTAACAGGGCTTTTACTGCAAACGGTGACAGTGCATCTGTCGTATTTATGGCTTAGACGGTATTCTTTTGGATTACACGCAACCAAAACATTGAATTGTACGTTGATTAGCTTGATGATGTTTGTGTTCGCGCCATTCGTTTTTCAAAATATCCCCTCTAATAATTGGGTTGTTTTAGGTACATTTGGTTTCATACTACTCAACATGTTTTTATTCGCTCCGGCAGATACAGAGAATTTGCCTTTAATCGGTGCAGAACACCGAAAAACACTAAAAAGAAAAGCGATGATAGGGACGTTAATTTTAACGGGAATTGCGTTACTAATACCATTCGCTGAGATGAAAACATTAATCATGATAGGTTCTTTGTTTCAGGTGATAAGCATAAATCCACTTACTTACAAACTTTTAAGAAGGAGGTATCGGAACTATGAGAAATATGAATAG
- a CDS encoding cyclic lactone autoinducer peptide has protein sequence MRNMNRSVGKFLSRKLEEKSMKVADSSMSKACFMFVYEPKSPFVKMQEKKENK, from the coding sequence ATGAGAAATATGAATAGATCGGTTGGTAAATTCCTCTCTAGAAAACTAGAAGAGAAATCCATGAAAGTTGCGGATTCTTCTATGAGTAAGGCTTGCTTCATGTTTGTATACGAACCAAAAAGTCCATTTGTAAAAATGCAAGAAAAAAAAGAAAATAAATAA
- the rplI gene encoding 50S ribosomal protein L9 translates to MKVIFLKDVKGKGKKGETKNVADGYANNFLIKNGYAVEANNAALSTLSAQKKKEDKVAAEELAEAKALKEKMEKLTVELKAKSGEGGRLFGSITSKQIAQTLEKTHGIKIDKRKMDLPDAIRALGHTKVPVKLHHEVTATLDVHVSEE, encoded by the coding sequence ATGAAAGTTATTTTCTTGAAAGACGTAAAAGGTAAAGGTAAAAAAGGTGAAACAAAAAATGTTGCAGATGGTTATGCAAACAATTTTTTAATTAAAAATGGTTACGCGGTTGAGGCTAACAATGCTGCTTTAAGCACACTTTCAGCTCAAAAGAAAAAAGAAGACAAGGTTGCTGCAGAAGAATTAGCTGAGGCGAAAGCTTTGAAAGAAAAAATGGAAAAATTAACAGTGGAATTAAAAGCGAAGTCTGGTGAAGGCGGCAGATTGTTTGGTTCGATTACATCTAAACAAATCGCCCAAACGCTTGAAAAAACACATGGTATTAAAATAGATAAACGTAAAATGGATTTACCGGATGCAATTCGAGCTTTAGGGCATACAAAAGTACCTGTGAAGTTGCACCATGAAGTAACTGCAACACTTGATGTACATGTTAGTGAAGAATAA
- a CDS encoding adenylosuccinate synthase — translation MSSVVVVGTQWGDEGKGKITDFLSENAEAIARYQGGNNAGHTIKFDGETYKLHLIPSGIFYKEKISVIGNGMVVDPKALVEELKYLHDKGVDTSNLRISNRAHIILPYHIRIDEADEERKGANKIGTTKKGIGPAYMDKAARVGIRIIDLLDKETFKEKLEHNLGEKNRLLERFYELEGFKLEDILEEYYGYGQQFKEYVCDTSVVLNDALDDGKRVLFEGAQGVMLDIDQGTYPFVTSSNPIAGGVTIGSGVGPSKINHVVGVAKAYTTRVGDGPFPTELFDAIGDNIREVGHEYGTTTGRPRRVGWFDSVVVRHARRVSGLTDLSLTLLDVLTGIETLKICVAYKLDGKTITEFPASLKDLARCEPVYEELPGWTEDITGVTSLDDLPVNCRHYMERIAQLTGVQVSMFSVGPDRAQTHVIKSVWRLA, via the coding sequence ATGTCTTCAGTTGTTGTAGTAGGAACACAGTGGGGCGATGAAGGAAAAGGGAAGATTACAGATTTTCTTTCCGAAAATGCAGAAGCGATTGCTAGATATCAAGGTGGGAACAATGCGGGTCATACAATTAAGTTTGATGGCGAAACGTACAAATTGCACTTAATTCCATCAGGTATCTTTTACAAAGAAAAGATTAGTGTTATTGGTAACGGTATGGTTGTTGATCCAAAAGCTTTAGTTGAGGAGTTAAAATATCTTCATGACAAAGGCGTGGATACTTCTAATTTGCGTATCTCTAACCGCGCGCACATTATTTTACCGTATCACATTCGTATTGATGAAGCTGACGAAGAACGTAAAGGCGCAAACAAAATCGGTACAACGAAAAAAGGTATCGGCCCAGCATATATGGATAAAGCGGCGCGTGTTGGTATCCGTATTATCGATTTACTAGATAAAGAAACATTTAAAGAAAAATTAGAGCATAATCTTGGTGAGAAAAACCGTTTACTTGAACGTTTTTATGAACTAGAAGGATTTAAATTAGAAGATATTTTAGAAGAATATTATGGATATGGTCAACAATTTAAAGAATATGTTTGCGATACATCTGTTGTTTTAAACGACGCTTTAGATGATGGTAAACGTGTGTTGTTTGAAGGGGCGCAAGGGGTTATGCTTGATATTGATCAAGGAACATATCCGTTTGTAACTTCAAGTAATCCGATTGCTGGTGGTGTAACTATCGGTAGTGGTGTTGGTCCATCGAAAATCAATCATGTTGTTGGTGTGGCGAAAGCTTATACTACGCGTGTTGGTGACGGTCCTTTCCCGACAGAATTATTTGATGCTATCGGTGACAATATTCGTGAAGTTGGTCATGAATATGGTACGACTACTGGTCGTCCGCGTCGTGTAGGTTGGTTTGACAGTGTCGTTGTTCGTCATGCTCGTCGTGTTAGTGGTTTAACGGATTTATCGTTAACGCTACTAGATGTATTGACAGGAATTGAAACACTTAAAATCTGTGTAGCTTACAAATTAGACGGAAAAACAATTACAGAATTCCCGGCAAGCTTGAAAGATTTAGCTCGTTGCGAACCAGTTTATGAAGAACTTCCAGGCTGGACGGAAGATATTACAGGAGTTACATCATTAGATGATCTACCTGTTAATTGCCGCCATTACATGGAACGTATTGCGCAACTTACAGGCGTGCAAGTTTCTATGTTCTCTGTAGGTCCAGACCGTGCTCAAACACACGTGATTAAAAGCGTTTGGCGTTTAGCTTAA
- a CDS encoding sensor histidine kinase, whose product MFSILMAFIQITGIFIAIQILTNKVFSIKEGVVTVAIAMVAFPLFTLVQYWSMILVLLVFVSALYWKNKNLIVSGSITLVVIILLTISDSIVGFILVPGLHFKYDEIFNELLPTLVYCVGMLTNLLVLAFLLRKLIEKVDLSRFVEHRKYAYIIFSIVALTVLAFYMNIYAGSIAGFDGSVLKINTLIFTGYTILLIVIVTVVINTATNELKVQNQKEQLEQLQDYVTTLESLHREMRVFRHDYVNILSTLVGYIDNNDMPGLKYYFENNIVPINKTIESNNYKISLLQNIHVIELKGLLAVKLIRAQELKIDAILEVVEPVDKISMDSIDLCKVVGILLDNAVEAALTCENPVIRIAFVKKGDSIIIVFANSLPVNMPPVYKIFEEGFSTKGEGRGLGLASLREIMKKYSHVALDTKVTDREVIQELEIM is encoded by the coding sequence ATGTTTAGTATTTTGATGGCATTTATACAGATAACGGGTATTTTTATAGCAATCCAGATTTTGACAAACAAAGTTTTTTCAATTAAAGAGGGAGTGGTCACTGTAGCAATTGCTATGGTAGCCTTCCCTTTATTTACATTAGTTCAGTACTGGTCGATGATCTTGGTGTTGCTGGTTTTTGTAAGTGCCTTATATTGGAAGAATAAAAATTTGATAGTTTCGGGTTCTATTACGCTTGTAGTTATTATTCTGCTTACTATTAGTGATTCTATAGTAGGTTTTATTTTAGTACCGGGTTTACATTTTAAATACGATGAAATATTTAATGAATTACTACCAACATTAGTTTATTGTGTGGGGATGCTAACGAACTTGTTGGTGCTTGCTTTTCTGCTTAGAAAGCTTATTGAAAAAGTAGATTTATCTAGATTTGTTGAACATAGAAAATATGCGTATATTATTTTCTCTATCGTTGCACTTACGGTTTTAGCGTTCTATATGAATATTTACGCAGGATCGATTGCTGGTTTCGATGGTTCAGTTTTGAAAATTAATACGCTTATTTTTACGGGTTATACCATTTTGTTAATAGTCATAGTGACGGTTGTTATTAATACAGCGACCAATGAACTTAAAGTACAGAATCAGAAGGAACAGCTAGAACAATTACAGGATTATGTTACTACATTAGAGTCCCTGCATAGAGAAATGCGCGTTTTTCGTCATGATTATGTGAATATCTTGTCTACACTTGTGGGATATATTGATAATAATGATATGCCGGGTTTGAAGTATTACTTTGAAAATAATATTGTACCTATAAATAAAACGATTGAATCGAACAACTATAAGATTTCATTGCTGCAAAATATCCATGTAATTGAACTGAAGGGCTTACTGGCTGTTAAGTTAATACGAGCTCAAGAATTGAAAATTGATGCGATTTTGGAAGTGGTTGAACCGGTTGATAAGATTTCGATGGATAGTATAGATTTATGTAAAGTTGTCGGAATCTTGCTGGATAATGCTGTTGAAGCGGCGCTAACTTGTGAAAATCCAGTTATTCGGATTGCGTTTGTGAAAAAAGGCGATAGTATTATCATTGTGTTTGCGAATAGCTTACCAGTGAATATGCCGCCTGTTTATAAAATATTTGAAGAAGGTTTCTCGACAAAAGGAGAAGGTCGTGGTTTGGGTCTTGCTAGTTTGCGGGAGATTATGAAGAAATATTCGCACGTTGCCTTAGATACGAAAGTGACCGATAGAGAAGTTATTCAAGAATTAGAAATTATGTAG
- the rpsF gene encoding 30S ribosomal protein S6, whose product MARKYEIMYIIRPNIEEDEKKAVVERFDGILTDNGAEIIESKEWGKRRLAYEINDYRDGFYHIVKLNADKADSINEFDRLAKISDDIIRHMVIKEEA is encoded by the coding sequence ATGGCTAGAAAGTACGAAATTATGTACATCATTCGCCCAAACATTGAAGAAGATGAGAAAAAAGCTGTTGTTGAACGCTTTGACGGAATCTTAACTGATAATGGTGCGGAGATCATCGAATCAAAAGAATGGGGTAAACGTCGCTTAGCATATGAAATCAATGACTATCGTGATGGTTTTTACCACATCGTGAAATTAAACGCTGATAAAGCAGATTCTATCAACGAATTTGACCGTTTAGCAAAAATTTCTGATGATATCATTCGTCACATGGTAATTAAAGAAGAAGCATAA
- the dnaB gene encoding replicative DNA helicase, with amino-acid sequence MDNNFQDRTPPQNIEAEQAVLGAIFLEPNALITASEILMPDDFYRTGHQIIFETMLDLNDHGKAVDVLTVYEALAAKGNLEDAGGLPYLTELSGAVPTAANLEYYAHIIEDKALLRRLIRTATQIATDGYSREDELDMLMDEAEKSILEVSQRKNVGAFKNIKDVLVKTYDDIEILHNRKGDITGIPTGFNELDKMTAGFQRNDLIIVAARPSVGKTAFALNIAQNVATKTDENVAIFSLEMGAEQLVMRMLCAEGNINAQNLRTGALTSDDWQKLTIAMGTLSNSGIYIDDTPGVRVNEIRSKCRRLKQETGLGMIVIDYLQLIAGSGRGGENRQQEVSEISRSLKALARELEVPVIALSQLSRSVEQRQDKRPMMSDIRESGSIEQDADIVAFLYREDYYDREGENDGTIEIIIAKQRNGPVGDVKLAFVKEYNKFVNLEVRYDDAMA; translated from the coding sequence GTGGATAATAATTTCCAGGACAGAACACCACCACAAAATATTGAAGCCGAACAAGCTGTACTGGGCGCGATATTTCTTGAGCCGAATGCGCTGATTACTGCTTCTGAAATTTTAATGCCGGATGATTTTTATCGCACGGGTCACCAAATCATTTTCGAAACGATGCTTGATTTGAATGACCACGGGAAGGCTGTCGATGTATTAACGGTGTACGAGGCGCTTGCTGCCAAAGGTAATTTGGAAGATGCGGGTGGTTTGCCATATTTGACGGAATTATCCGGAGCTGTGCCAACTGCTGCGAACTTAGAATACTATGCGCATATTATCGAGGACAAGGCGCTTCTGAGACGTTTAATTAGAACGGCTACCCAAATTGCGACAGATGGTTATTCGCGCGAGGACGAGCTCGATATGCTTATGGACGAGGCGGAAAAGAGTATCTTGGAAGTTTCGCAACGTAAAAATGTCGGCGCGTTCAAGAATATTAAAGATGTCCTTGTTAAAACATATGACGATATTGAAATTTTGCATAATCGTAAAGGTGATATTACTGGGATTCCAACTGGATTCAACGAGCTTGATAAAATGACAGCTGGATTTCAGCGGAATGATTTAATTATTGTTGCCGCGCGTCCTTCTGTTGGTAAAACAGCCTTCGCTTTAAATATTGCGCAAAATGTTGCGACGAAAACTGACGAGAATGTGGCCATTTTTAGTTTGGAAATGGGTGCGGAACAGCTTGTTATGCGTATGCTTTGTGCGGAAGGAAATATTAATGCGCAGAATTTACGGACGGGTGCTTTAACGAGCGATGATTGGCAAAAGCTGACAATCGCGATGGGTACACTTTCTAATTCTGGGATTTATATTGATGATACGCCGGGTGTTCGTGTGAATGAGATTCGTTCCAAATGTCGTCGTTTAAAACAAGAAACTGGTCTTGGCATGATCGTGATCGATTACTTGCAACTTATTGCGGGGAGCGGTCGTGGTGGCGAAAATAGACAACAAGAGGTTTCTGAAATTTCTCGGTCGTTGAAAGCTTTGGCGCGGGAACTTGAAGTGCCAGTAATTGCACTTTCACAGTTATCTCGTAGTGTAGAGCAACGTCAAGATAAGCGACCAATGATGTCAGATATTCGTGAATCGGGTTCGATTGAGCAAGATGCGGATATCGTGGCCTTTTTATACCGGGAAGATTACTATGACCGGGAAGGCGAAAATGATGGCACGATTGAGATTATTATTGCGAAACAACGTAATGGTCCGGTTGGTGACGTTAAACTAGCCTTTGTAAAAGAATATAATAAGTTTGTGAATTTAGAAGTGCGGTACGACGACGCAATGGCTTAA
- a CDS encoding WXG100 family type VII secretion target, with translation MSGQIRMSPSELRDRAKTYGQSGRDIEDILSRLSQLQDQLRSEWEGQAFARFDEQFEQLKPKVTEFANLMDQINDQLEKTANAVEEHDQQLSQNFGF, from the coding sequence ATGTCAGGTCAAATTCGTATGAGTCCTAGCGAGCTACGTGATCGCGCTAAAACTTATGGTCAAAGTGGTAGAGATATTGAAGATATTCTAAGCCGTTTGAGCCAATTACAAGATCAACTTCGTAGCGAGTGGGAAGGTCAAGCTTTTGCACGTTTTGATGAGCAATTTGAGCAATTAAAACCAAAAGTGACTGAATTCGCAAACTTAATGGATCAAATCAATGATCAACTTGAGAAGACTGCAAACGCTGTAGAAGAGCACGATCAACAACTTTCTCAAAACTTCGGATTCTAA
- the rpsR gene encoding 30S ribosomal protein S18, translated as MAGGRRGGRRRKKVCYFTSNGITHIDYKDVELLKKFVSERGKILPRRVTGTSAKYQRKLTVAIKRSRQMALLPFVAEEK; from the coding sequence ATGGCTGGAGGACGCAGAGGCGGACGCCGTCGGAAAAAAGTATGTTACTTTACTTCCAATGGTATTACGCATATCGACTATAAAGATGTAGAACTTCTTAAAAAATTCGTTTCCGAACGTGGTAAAATTTTACCTCGTCGTGTAACTGGAACAAGCGCTAAATATCAACGTAAACTTACTGTTGCTATCAAACGCTCTCGCCAAATGGCATTACTACCATTTGTTGCTGAAGAAAAATAA
- a CDS encoding PepSY domain-containing protein has product MYKKLATVGMAVLLVGALSACGSNDDKDTSSNNNSQETTSSKSSNNESSSSDSLQNKSFDMSYEDAVNAFKDKHSDAEISSVELEKNLGKYVYKVDGISNDNEYEMKFNAETKEQLSDETDRLDQEDAGGVEKENEKLSLDGIKTPKEAMDKAVTEQAGDVTSWKIERELDTTYYEVTVKQDNKKYEIKLNAKTLDVLQTEQDD; this is encoded by the coding sequence ATGTATAAAAAATTAGCAACAGTAGGGATGGCAGTATTATTAGTAGGAGCTTTATCGGCATGTGGCTCGAATGATGATAAGGATACATCATCAAACAATAATAGCCAAGAAACTACTAGTAGCAAAAGCAGTAACAATGAAAGTTCATCATCCGATAGCTTGCAAAATAAAAGCTTCGATATGAGCTACGAAGACGCGGTAAATGCATTCAAAGACAAACATAGTGATGCAGAAATATCCAGCGTTGAATTAGAGAAAAACTTGGGAAAATATGTGTACAAAGTTGATGGAATTTCAAATGACAATGAATATGAAATGAAATTCAATGCTGAAACAAAAGAACAGTTAAGCGATGAAACAGACCGACTTGACCAAGAAGATGCTGGTGGAGTTGAAAAAGAAAATGAAAAACTTAGCTTAGATGGTATTAAAACACCAAAAGAAGCGATGGATAAGGCTGTAACTGAACAAGCTGGCGACGTAACAAGTTGGAAAATAGAAAGAGAATTAGACACAACTTATTATGAAGTAACAGTAAAACAAGATAATAAAAAATACGAAATTAAACTAAATGCAAAAACTTTAGACGTACTTCAAACGGAACAAGATGATTAA